From a region of the Xanthomonas rydalmerensis genome:
- a CDS encoding YgjP-like metallopeptidase domain-containing protein gives MDTLRYLVGYPPQVLDQVRELIARERLGDWLRSRYPEANAVRTDRQLYDYTQALKDRCMRSAEPLHKVIYDNRLQAVKHALGTHTTVSRVQGGKLKASREIRIAGVFRDAPAAFLPMIVAHELAHLKESAHNKAFYQLCAHMTPEYHRLEFDLRLYLTQLELSGGSDR, from the coding sequence ATGGACACCCTGCGCTATCTCGTCGGCTACCCGCCCCAGGTCCTGGACCAGGTGCGCGAGCTGATCGCGCGCGAACGCCTGGGCGACTGGCTGCGCAGCCGCTACCCCGAGGCCAACGCAGTACGCACCGACCGCCAGTTGTACGACTACACGCAAGCACTGAAGGACCGCTGCATGCGCAGCGCCGAGCCGCTGCACAAGGTGATCTACGACAACCGCCTGCAGGCGGTGAAGCACGCGCTGGGCACCCACACCACGGTGTCGCGCGTGCAGGGCGGCAAGCTCAAGGCCAGCCGCGAGATCCGCATCGCCGGCGTGTTCCGGGATGCGCCGGCGGCGTTCCTGCCGATGATCGTCGCCCACGAGCTGGCGCACCTGAAGGAAAGCGCGCACAACAAGGCGTTCTACCAGCTGTGCGCGCACATGACGCCGGAGTATCACCGCCTGGAGTTCGACCTGCGCCTGTACCTGACCCAGCTGGAATTGTCCGGCGGCAGCGACCGCTGA
- a CDS encoding Hsp70 family protein, translated as MRLGIDFGTSNSAAAAVIDGRVVPIDFGAQQQFRTTVYFPEVMRDPAEFDLTPALERQVDELIDSGRRDALAAGRERSHEALRRDAIRVVRRQWMETQMREPRSSAALLQNAVYGDAALDAYFVEGEGNLVQSPKSMLGYNLHPRARQTITGIAAHILEHIRLTASQQLGVQVRRALLGRPVQFRSSIGEAGNAQALEILHSAAITAGFDDVAFLEEPAAAAMHYHAVSRERHAAVVVDIGGGTTDIAHASVGGDAAPQVHRAWGIPRGGTDIDLALSLAGFMPQFGRGITRVPAHHYVEAAMVQDTTRQRDFRQHRYDAVPAPYEARLQALQEPGNTARLYRAVERSKIRLSDAERHEETLDYIEAGLQVQVQAEELVQAARSYLEALQELLAQVRQDIGGDPAAVFLTGGMSRAGYLQRLVAAAFPQARLVHGDPSFGVVQGLALAAAQD; from the coding sequence ATGCGCCTCGGTATCGACTTCGGCACCAGCAACTCCGCCGCCGCCGCGGTGATCGACGGCCGCGTGGTGCCGATCGACTTCGGCGCGCAGCAGCAGTTCCGCACCACGGTGTACTTCCCCGAGGTGATGCGCGACCCGGCCGAGTTCGATCTGACCCCGGCGCTGGAACGGCAGGTGGACGAGCTGATCGACTCCGGCCGCCGCGATGCGCTCGCCGCCGGGCGCGAACGCAGCCACGAGGCGCTGCGCCGCGACGCGATCCGGGTGGTGCGCCGGCAATGGATGGAAACGCAGATGCGCGAGCCGCGCAGTTCCGCGGCGCTGCTGCAGAACGCCGTGTACGGCGATGCCGCGCTGGATGCCTATTTCGTCGAGGGCGAAGGCAACCTGGTGCAGAGCCCCAAGTCGATGCTGGGCTACAACCTGCATCCGCGCGCACGCCAGACCATCACCGGCATCGCCGCGCACATTCTCGAACACATCCGCCTGACCGCCTCGCAGCAACTGGGCGTGCAGGTACGCCGCGCCCTGCTCGGGCGCCCGGTGCAGTTCCGCAGCTCGATCGGCGAGGCCGGCAACGCGCAGGCGCTGGAGATCCTGCACAGCGCCGCGATCACCGCCGGCTTCGACGACGTCGCCTTCCTGGAGGAACCGGCCGCCGCGGCGATGCATTACCACGCGGTCAGCCGCGAGCGCCACGCCGCGGTGGTGGTGGACATCGGCGGCGGCACCACCGACATCGCCCATGCCAGCGTCGGTGGCGACGCCGCGCCGCAGGTGCACCGCGCCTGGGGCATCCCGCGCGGCGGCACCGACATCGACCTGGCGCTGAGCCTGGCCGGCTTCATGCCGCAGTTCGGCCGCGGCATCACCCGCGTGCCCGCGCATCACTACGTCGAGGCGGCGATGGTGCAGGACACCACCCGCCAGCGCGATTTCCGCCAGCACCGCTACGACGCGGTGCCGGCGCCGTACGAGGCGCGTCTGCAAGCGCTGCAGGAACCCGGCAACACCGCGCGCCTGTACCGCGCGGTCGAGCGCAGCAAGATCCGCCTCAGCGACGCCGAGCGGCACGAAGAAACGCTGGACTACATCGAGGCCGGGCTGCAGGTGCAGGTGCAGGCCGAGGAACTGGTGCAGGCCGCACGCAGCTATTTGGAGGCCCTGCAGGAACTGCTGGCGCAGGTGCGCCAGGACATCGGCGGCGATCCGGCCGCAGTGTTCCTGACCGGCGGCATGTCGCGCGCCGGCTACCTGCAGCGTCTGGTCGCTGCCGCCTTCCCGCAAGCGCGCCTGGTCCATGGCGACCCCTCGTTCGGCGTGGTGCAGGGCCTGGCGCTGGCCGCCGCGCAGGACTAG
- a CDS encoding DUF2789 domain-containing protein, translating to MEPVIPPFADLFAQLGLPNSESEIRQFIARHAPLPDDMRLEEAPFWTPAQAQLLREERLEDADWAIVVDQLNIALHAKPVLDADRAG from the coding sequence ATGGAACCCGTCATCCCCCCGTTCGCCGACCTTTTCGCCCAGCTCGGCCTGCCCAACAGCGAAAGCGAAATCCGCCAGTTCATCGCCCGGCACGCGCCGCTGCCCGATGACATGCGCCTGGAAGAAGCCCCGTTCTGGACGCCGGCGCAGGCGCAGCTGCTGCGCGAGGAACGTCTGGAAGACGCCGACTGGGCGATCGTGGTCGATCAGCTCAACATCGCGCTGCACGCGAAGCCCGTGCTGGATGCCGATCGCGCCGGCTAA
- a CDS encoding MFS transporter: MSGQGLECGAPSRPPEARRLPWSGLLALACAGFVTILTETLPAGLLPAMADRLGVGEAWIGQLVSVYALGSLLAAIPLTAATRRQRRRRLLLLAIAGFAVANTVTAVSSRYAPILVARLLAGVSAGLLWALLAGYASRMVAPAQQGRAIAVAMVGTPLALALGVPAGTWLGQQVGWRWSFGAMSLLSLGLLGWARAALPDFAGQAAHAALPLRRVLRLPGIARVLAVMLLFVLAHNLLYTYVAPLLARSGAAVAVDRALLLFGVAALLGIVVVGTWIDRWLRPLLLASIALFALAALTLALWPRSPTLLAVALALWGLAFGGCATLFQTAIARRAGDAADLAQSLVVTGWNLAIASAGLLGGALLQRHGAAALPWTALGLLLPAWACAHRH; encoded by the coding sequence ATGAGCGGCCAGGGCCTGGAGTGCGGCGCGCCGTCGCGCCCGCCCGAGGCGCGACGCCTGCCCTGGAGCGGATTGCTGGCACTGGCCTGCGCCGGCTTCGTCACCATCCTCACCGAGACGCTGCCGGCCGGGCTGCTGCCGGCAATGGCGGACCGGCTGGGCGTCGGCGAGGCCTGGATCGGCCAGTTGGTCAGCGTGTACGCACTGGGCTCGCTGCTGGCGGCCATCCCGCTCACCGCCGCCACCCGGCGCCAGCGCCGGCGCCGGTTGCTGCTGCTCGCCATCGCCGGCTTCGCCGTCGCCAACACGGTCACCGCGGTGTCCAGCCGCTATGCGCCGATCCTGGTCGCGCGCCTGCTCGCCGGGGTCAGCGCCGGGTTGCTGTGGGCGCTGCTGGCCGGCTACGCGAGCCGGATGGTGGCGCCGGCCCAGCAGGGCCGCGCCATCGCGGTGGCGATGGTCGGCACGCCGTTGGCACTGGCGCTGGGCGTGCCGGCGGGTACATGGCTCGGGCAGCAGGTGGGCTGGCGCTGGAGTTTCGGCGCGATGTCCCTGCTGAGCCTCGGCCTGCTCGGCTGGGCCCGCGCCGCACTGCCGGATTTCGCCGGCCAGGCGGCGCATGCGGCGCTGCCGCTGCGCCGCGTGCTGCGCCTGCCCGGCATCGCCCGGGTGCTGGCGGTGATGCTGCTGTTCGTGCTCGCGCACAACCTGCTCTACACCTACGTCGCGCCGCTGCTGGCGCGGTCCGGCGCCGCGGTGGCGGTGGATCGCGCTCTGCTGCTGTTCGGCGTGGCCGCGCTGCTGGGCATCGTCGTGGTCGGGACGTGGATCGATCGCTGGCTGCGGCCCCTGTTGCTGGCCAGCATCGCCTTGTTCGCGCTGGCGGCGCTGACGCTGGCGCTGTGGCCGCGCTCGCCGACGCTGCTGGCGGTGGCCCTGGCGCTGTGGGGATTGGCGTTCGGCGGCTGCGCGACGCTGTTCCAGACCGCGATCGCCCGCCGTGCCGGCGACGCCGCCGATCTGGCGCAGTCGCTGGTGGTCACCGGCTGGAACCTGGCCATCGCCAGCGCCGGCCTGCTCGGCGGCGCACTGCTGCAACGGCATGGCGCCGCCGCGCTGCCCTGGACCGCGCTGGGGCTGCTGTTGCCGGCGTGGGCCTGCGCGCATCGCCACTAG
- a CDS encoding YkgJ family cysteine cluster protein: protein MSETAREAADSGIACDRCDAICCRLTVLVMPDDNVPEHLTEYTREGLHVMARDEDGWCVAVDGARMCCSIYTQRPAICRKFAMAGPYCREIRRTHHEQLTRGIPLTMY, encoded by the coding sequence ATGAGCGAGACCGCGAGGGAAGCCGCCGACTCCGGCATCGCCTGCGACCGCTGCGACGCGATCTGCTGCCGCCTGACCGTGCTGGTGATGCCGGACGACAACGTCCCCGAACATCTCACCGAGTACACCCGCGAGGGGCTGCACGTGATGGCGCGCGACGAGGACGGCTGGTGCGTGGCGGTGGACGGCGCGCGCATGTGCTGCTCGATCTATACGCAGCGCCCGGCGATCTGCCGCAAGTTCGCGATGGCCGGCCCGTACTGCCGCGAGATCCGCCGCACCCACCACGAGCAACTGACCCGTGGCATTCCACTGACGATGTACTGA
- a CDS encoding cation diffusion facilitator family transporter → MSASSGSRLAIYAALAGNLAIAIAKFVAAALSGSSAMLSEGVHSLVDTVNELLLLYGLRRAARPADATHPFGHGRELYFWSFIVALLVFALGAGVSLYEGIAHIRHPQPASDHTLNYIVLGLSLLFEGGSWWISLREFRARKGRLSYVQAFRESKDPSLFTVLVEDSAALIGLLIALTGLLAAQWLDMPELDGVASIGIAAVLACSAFVLARETKGLLIGEPAARPLGDALRRIAAADPDVRAVNGVLSMQMGPDQVVAALSAEFEDQRSTAQIEACIERIEAAARAEHPELQALFVKPQTPETWLARRTALRQPQAP, encoded by the coding sequence ATGTCCGCTTCGTCCGGGTCCCGCCTCGCGATCTACGCCGCGCTCGCCGGCAATCTGGCCATCGCCATCGCCAAGTTCGTCGCCGCGGCGCTCTCCGGCAGTTCGGCGATGCTCAGCGAAGGCGTGCATTCGCTGGTGGACACGGTCAACGAGCTGTTGTTGCTGTACGGCCTGCGCCGCGCCGCGCGCCCGGCCGACGCCACCCATCCGTTCGGCCACGGGCGCGAGCTGTACTTCTGGAGCTTCATCGTCGCCCTGCTGGTGTTCGCGCTCGGCGCGGGGGTGTCGCTGTACGAGGGCATCGCCCATATCCGCCATCCGCAGCCGGCCAGCGACCACACCCTCAACTACATCGTGCTGGGGCTGTCGCTGTTGTTCGAAGGCGGCTCGTGGTGGATCTCGCTGCGCGAGTTCCGCGCGCGCAAGGGCCGCCTGAGCTACGTGCAGGCGTTCCGCGAGAGCAAGGATCCGAGCCTGTTCACCGTGCTGGTGGAAGACAGCGCGGCGTTGATCGGCCTGTTGATCGCACTCACTGGGCTGCTCGCTGCGCAATGGCTGGACATGCCGGAACTGGATGGCGTCGCCTCCATCGGCATCGCCGCGGTGCTGGCCTGCTCGGCGTTCGTGCTGGCGCGCGAGACCAAGGGCCTGCTGATCGGCGAGCCGGCGGCGCGCCCGCTCGGCGACGCGCTGCGGCGCATCGCCGCGGCCGATCCGGATGTGCGCGCGGTCAACGGCGTGCTCAGCATGCAGATGGGGCCGGACCAGGTGGTCGCCGCGCTCAGCGCCGAGTTCGAGGACCAGCGCAGCACCGCGCAGATCGAAGCGTGCATCGAGCGCATCGAGGCCGCCGCACGCGCCGAGCATCCGGAACTGCAGGCGCTGTTCGTCAAACCGCAGACCCCGGAGACCTGGCTGGCCCGGCGCACCGCGCTGCGCCAGCCGCAGGCGCCCTGA
- a CDS encoding rRNA pseudouridine synthase yields the protein MSAPTRLDKYVAAMLPCSRSEAQQYIEGGWVSVDGVVVEEPQAAVTTQQVTLAADAQLGAVEPATLLLHKPAGLDLDAALALVRPDTRSALDTSEVRVLKRHFLRLNAPLPLEPAASGLLVLSQDGRVLRRLTEDASSIEQEFVVEVRGELRPYGMLRLAHGLVYQQRSLPPCKVSWQNEDRLRFAIKHVQPGQLQAMCAEVGLEAISLRRLRIGRIPLGKLAPGEWRYLPGGERF from the coding sequence ATGTCCGCCCCCACCCGCCTCGACAAATACGTGGCCGCCATGCTGCCGTGCTCGCGCAGTGAAGCGCAGCAATACATCGAGGGCGGCTGGGTCAGCGTGGACGGCGTGGTGGTCGAGGAGCCGCAAGCCGCGGTGACGACGCAGCAGGTGACCCTGGCCGCCGACGCGCAACTGGGGGCGGTCGAACCGGCCACGCTGCTGCTGCACAAGCCGGCCGGCCTGGATCTGGACGCGGCGCTGGCGCTGGTCAGGCCGGACACGCGCAGCGCCCTGGACACGAGCGAGGTGCGCGTGCTGAAACGCCACTTCCTGCGCCTGAACGCGCCGCTGCCGTTGGAGCCAGCGGCCAGCGGCCTGCTGGTGCTGAGCCAGGACGGCCGCGTGCTGCGCCGCCTGACCGAGGACGCGAGTTCGATCGAACAGGAATTCGTGGTGGAAGTGCGCGGCGAACTGCGGCCCTACGGCATGCTGCGGCTGGCGCACGGCCTGGTCTACCAGCAGCGCAGCCTGCCGCCGTGCAAGGTGAGCTGGCAGAACGAGGACCGCCTGCGCTTTGCGATCAAGCACGTGCAGCCCGGCCAGCTGCAGGCCATGTGCGCCGAGGTGGGACTGGAGGCGATCAGCCTGCGCCGCCTGCGCATCGGCCGCATCCCGCTGGGCAAACTGGCGCCGGGCGAGTGGCGTTACCTGCCGGGTGGCGAGCGCTTCTGA
- a CDS encoding LysR family transcriptional regulator translates to MDSLGSLRGFVQVMESGGFAEAGRVLGLSASAMAKSVARLEQSLGVRLFHRSTRSLTLTAEGQLFLPRCRRILAEVEAARGELGSLAATPKGRLRISLPMNNNVLLPVLGDFMRAYPQVQLDLDFDDRLVDVIEEGFDAVLRVAEPDDSRLASRRLGSFRRCLVASPDYLQRCGTPLQPQDLLAHQCLHYRFRSSGRLEAWPLGAAAAGLPLPVSMVCNNIETRLSFALRGCGIAFLPEHSVRAELAAGTLRTLLDDYVDSTGTFHLLWPSSRHMLPKLRVFVDFLGERLTF, encoded by the coding sequence ATGGACAGTCTGGGGAGCCTGCGTGGCTTCGTGCAGGTGATGGAGAGCGGCGGCTTCGCCGAGGCCGGGCGGGTGCTGGGCCTGTCCGCTTCGGCGATGGCCAAGAGCGTGGCGCGGCTGGAACAGTCGCTGGGCGTGCGCCTATTCCATCGCAGCACCCGCAGCCTGACCCTGACCGCCGAAGGCCAGCTGTTCCTGCCGCGCTGCCGGCGCATCCTGGCCGAGGTCGAAGCGGCGCGCGGCGAGCTGGGTAGCCTGGCGGCGACGCCGAAGGGGCGGCTGCGGATCAGTCTGCCGATGAACAACAACGTGCTGTTGCCGGTGCTGGGCGACTTCATGCGCGCCTATCCGCAGGTCCAGCTGGACCTGGATTTCGACGATCGCCTGGTGGACGTGATCGAAGAAGGTTTCGATGCCGTGTTGCGCGTGGCCGAGCCGGACGATTCGCGGCTGGCCTCGCGCCGCCTGGGCAGTTTCCGCCGCTGCCTGGTGGCCTCGCCCGATTACCTGCAGCGCTGCGGCACGCCGCTCCAGCCGCAGGACCTGCTGGCCCATCAGTGTCTGCACTACCGTTTCCGCAGCAGCGGGCGCCTGGAAGCCTGGCCGCTGGGTGCGGCGGCGGCTGGCCTGCCGTTGCCGGTGTCGATGGTGTGCAACAACATCGAGACGCGGCTCAGCTTCGCCTTGCGCGGCTGTGGCATCGCCTTCCTGCCGGAGCACTCGGTACGCGCGGAACTGGCGGCCGGCACGCTGCGCACGCTGCTCGACGACTATGTCGACTCCACCGGCACCTTCCATCTGTTGTGGCCGTCGAGCCGGCACATGCTGCCGAAGCTGCGCGTGTTCGTCGATTTCCTCGGCGAGCGGTTGACGTTCTAG
- a CDS encoding DksA/TraR family C4-type zinc finger protein — protein MATGWAGDGAVQDQIDATVEDAIKRARSQLPQGPGLSHCEDCDAPIPEARRKAVPGVRLCVACQEAQDRAQHEHSGYNRRGSKDSQLR, from the coding sequence ATGGCCACTGGGTGGGCAGGCGACGGCGCGGTGCAGGACCAGATCGATGCGACCGTCGAGGATGCGATCAAGCGGGCGCGCAGCCAATTGCCGCAGGGCCCGGGGTTGAGCCACTGCGAGGACTGCGACGCGCCGATCCCCGAAGCGCGGCGCAAGGCGGTGCCGGGCGTGCGCCTGTGCGTGGCCTGCCAGGAGGCGCAGGACCGCGCGCAGCACGAGCACAGCGGCTACAACCGCCGCGGCAGCAAGGACAGTCAGCTGCGTTGA
- a CDS encoding FKBP-type peptidyl-prolyl cis-trans isomerase, producing the protein MEIANGLVATIHYTLTDDAGEVIDQSSPDNPLSYLHGAGNIVPGLEKALTGKRTGESVKADVIPAEGYGPRHEQLVQQVPRGSFPDAGSLAPGMQFQAQTDQGPLLVTVTDVGDELVTIDGNHPLAGQVLHFAVEVAGVREATEQEKNQGHAGAAL; encoded by the coding sequence ATGGAGATCGCCAACGGGCTTGTCGCCACCATCCACTACACCCTCACCGACGATGCCGGTGAAGTGATCGACCAGTCCTCGCCGGACAATCCGCTGAGCTACCTGCACGGCGCCGGCAACATCGTGCCGGGCCTGGAAAAGGCGCTGACCGGCAAGCGCACCGGCGAATCGGTCAAGGCCGACGTGATCCCGGCCGAAGGCTACGGCCCGCGCCACGAACAGCTGGTGCAGCAGGTGCCGCGCGGTTCGTTCCCGGATGCCGGGTCGCTGGCGCCGGGCATGCAGTTCCAGGCGCAGACCGACCAGGGTCCGCTGCTGGTCACGGTCACCGACGTCGGCGACGAGTTGGTGACCATCGACGGCAACCATCCGCTGGCCGGGCAGGTGCTGCATTTCGCAGTGGAAGTGGCCGGCGTGCGCGAGGCCACCGAGCAGGAAAAGAACCAGGGCCACGCCGGCGCCGCCCTGTAA
- a CDS encoding serine hydrolase domain-containing protein — MPTSIPDPAPMRSPRQAAPLDAAIDRALHERRLVGAVVLVAHRGACIYRRAAGWADREAQRPMRQETTFRLASVSKPIVATAALALVAQGRLALDAPIAGWLPWFRPALPDGRVPDISLRQLLSHSAGLGYRFLEPEDGAHARAGVSDGMDRSGLSLEENLRRLAQVPLQYPPGTGWGYSLAIDVAGAVLEAASGQPLPQLVHDLVTAPLGMQATAFHAEDAANLAVPYVGDVPMPHRLGEGEVVAPFADGAGIVFHPSRALDRTAFPSAGAGMVGSAGDVLRLLETLRGGGAPLLPADLVAEMGRAQTGDFGPPDGPGWSYGLGFAVLRDPAPTATPEAPGTWRWGGAYGHSWFVDPAHQLSVVALTNTLYEGMSGAFVVELRDAVYASLRERAA, encoded by the coding sequence ATGCCCACCTCCATCCCCGATCCTGCACCGATGCGCTCGCCGCGCCAGGCTGCTCCGCTCGATGCCGCGATCGACCGCGCGTTGCACGAACGCCGGCTCGTCGGCGCAGTGGTGCTGGTCGCCCATCGCGGCGCCTGTATCTATCGCCGCGCCGCCGGCTGGGCCGACCGCGAAGCGCAACGGCCGATGCGCCAGGAGACGACGTTCCGCCTGGCCTCGGTCAGCAAACCGATCGTGGCGACCGCGGCGCTGGCGCTGGTCGCGCAGGGCCGCCTGGCGCTGGATGCGCCGATCGCCGGCTGGCTGCCGTGGTTCCGGCCGGCCCTGCCCGACGGACGCGTGCCGGACATCAGCCTGCGCCAGTTGCTCAGCCATAGCGCCGGGCTCGGCTACCGCTTCCTCGAACCCGAAGACGGTGCGCATGCGCGCGCCGGCGTCTCCGACGGCATGGACCGCAGCGGCCTGAGCCTGGAAGAAAACCTGCGCCGGCTGGCGCAGGTGCCACTGCAGTACCCGCCGGGCACCGGTTGGGGCTACTCGCTGGCGATCGACGTCGCCGGCGCGGTGCTGGAGGCCGCCAGCGGGCAGCCGCTGCCGCAGTTGGTCCACGATCTGGTCACCGCGCCGCTGGGGATGCAGGCCACCGCGTTCCATGCCGAGGATGCCGCCAACCTGGCAGTGCCCTACGTCGGCGACGTGCCGATGCCGCACCGGCTGGGCGAAGGCGAGGTGGTCGCGCCGTTCGCCGACGGCGCCGGCATCGTCTTCCATCCCTCGCGCGCGCTGGATCGCACCGCGTTTCCCTCCGCCGGCGCCGGCATGGTCGGCAGCGCCGGCGACGTGCTGCGCCTGCTGGAGACGCTGCGCGGCGGCGGCGCGCCGCTGTTGCCGGCCGATCTGGTCGCCGAGATGGGGCGCGCGCAGACCGGCGACTTCGGCCCACCGGACGGACCGGGCTGGAGCTACGGCCTGGGCTTTGCGGTGCTGCGCGACCCGGCGCCGACCGCGACGCCGGAGGCGCCCGGCACCTGGCGCTGGGGTGGCGCCTACGGGCACAGCTGGTTCGTCGATCCGGCGCATCAACTGAGCGTGGTGGCGCTGACCAACACGCTGTACGAAGGCATGTCCGGCGCGTTCGTGGTCGAACTGCGCGACGCGGTCTACGCCAGCCTGCGCGAACGGGCGGCATGA
- a CDS encoding EAL domain-containing protein: MLLRSLSAELGQPACGNCRDGEPLDFAVRMAFQPIVDAANRSIYAYEALVRGEDGSGAAAVLARVRPQQMYRFDQTCRVQAIATAAQLGLRTRLSINFIPNAVYEPATCIRLTLKAAEHFGVPTGALIFELSESERIADLPKVVRILRDYAQRGFLTAIDDFGAGHSGLNLLADFQPHLLKLDMALIRGIDGSAARRHIVGGIVAMAAQLGCRILAEGVETPAEYRALRALGIDLYQGYLFAKPALEALPEITAAQWDALEHAG; encoded by the coding sequence ATGCTCCTGCGCTCCCTTTCCGCCGAACTCGGCCAGCCCGCCTGCGGCAACTGTCGCGATGGCGAGCCACTGGATTTCGCCGTGCGCATGGCGTTCCAGCCCATCGTCGATGCCGCCAACCGCTCGATCTATGCCTACGAAGCGCTGGTGCGCGGCGAGGACGGCAGCGGCGCGGCGGCGGTACTGGCGCGGGTGCGCCCGCAGCAGATGTACCGTTTCGACCAGACCTGCCGGGTGCAGGCGATCGCCACCGCCGCACAGCTTGGCCTGCGCACGCGGCTGTCGATCAACTTCATTCCCAACGCGGTGTACGAGCCGGCGACCTGCATCCGCCTGACCCTGAAGGCGGCCGAGCACTTCGGCGTGCCCACCGGCGCCCTGATCTTCGAGTTGAGCGAGTCCGAACGCATCGCCGACCTGCCCAAGGTCGTGCGCATCCTGCGCGACTACGCGCAGCGCGGCTTCCTCACCGCGATCGACGACTTCGGCGCCGGCCACTCCGGCCTGAACCTGCTCGCCGATTTCCAGCCGCACCTGCTCAAGCTGGACATGGCGCTGATCCGCGGCATCGACGGCAGCGCCGCGCGTCGCCATATCGTCGGCGGCATCGTCGCGATGGCCGCACAACTGGGCTGCCGCATCCTCGCCGAGGGCGTGGAGACACCCGCCGAGTACCGCGCATTGCGCGCGCTGGGCATCGATCTCTACCAAGGCTATCTGTTCGCCAAGCCGGCGCTGGAGGCGCTGCCGGAGATCACCGCGGCGCAGTGGGACGCGCTGGAGCACGCCGGCTGA
- a CDS encoding DUF2058 domain-containing protein: MRNPLQEQLLKAGLVKKSQVAQVAREQAKARQGKTPPPPSAEQRESERLRQERVERDRALSAERNAQARAQELRAQARQLVESHKLKADGEIDYHFTDAGKIQRLRVDAALRAQLIAGSVVIARLDAGYVPVPRAVVERIVARDPETIVFDALAATPASGEDDPYYSQFQVPDDLIW; this comes from the coding sequence ATGCGCAATCCCCTGCAGGAGCAACTGCTCAAGGCCGGCCTGGTGAAGAAGAGCCAGGTGGCGCAGGTCGCGCGCGAGCAGGCCAAGGCGCGCCAGGGCAAGACCCCGCCGCCGCCCAGCGCCGAGCAGCGCGAGAGCGAGCGGCTGCGGCAGGAGCGGGTGGAGCGCGACCGCGCGCTGTCCGCCGAGCGCAACGCCCAGGCCCGTGCGCAGGAGCTGCGCGCACAGGCGCGGCAACTGGTCGAGAGCCACAAGCTCAAGGCCGACGGCGAGATCGACTACCACTTCACCGATGCCGGCAAGATCCAGCGGCTGCGGGTGGATGCGGCCTTGCGCGCGCAACTGATCGCCGGCAGTGTGGTGATCGCGCGGCTGGATGCCGGCTATGTGCCGGTGCCGCGCGCGGTCGTGGAAAGGATCGTCGCCCGGGACCCGGAGACCATCGTGTTCGATGCGCTGGCGGCAACGCCGGCCAGCGGCGAGGACGATCCCTACTACAGCCAGTTCCAGGTGCCGGACGATCTGATCTGGTGA
- a CDS encoding zinc ribbon domain-containing protein YjdM, whose protein sequence is MPAAPACPQCTLENTYVDGANWVCADCGHEWPAAAEAANDAATVVRDSNGNVLQAGDTVVVIKDLKVKGSSIPLKQGTVIRGIRLVEDDAEHIEGNSDKIKGLVLKTCFLRKA, encoded by the coding sequence ATGCCCGCCGCACCCGCCTGCCCGCAATGCACCCTGGAAAACACTTATGTCGACGGCGCCAACTGGGTGTGCGCGGACTGCGGCCACGAGTGGCCGGCCGCGGCCGAGGCCGCCAACGACGCGGCGACGGTGGTACGCGACAGCAACGGCAACGTGCTGCAGGCCGGCGATACGGTGGTCGTGATCAAGGACCTGAAGGTCAAGGGCTCGTCGATCCCGCTGAAGCAGGGCACGGTGATCCGCGGCATCCGCCTGGTCGAGGACGATGCCGAACACATCGAAGGCAACTCGGACAAGATCAAGGGCCTGGTGCTGAAGACCTGCTTCCTGCGCAAGGCCTGA
- a CDS encoding mechanosensitive ion channel family protein, whose protein sequence is MPSLHTLLPPWTHRWLDVIVPGAQIVLIVLGAWLLRTLLRRLIRRLGEHHALPPELVLMARRGSGFVIYAAALLLILDRFGVSGTVLWTAFTGFAAVAAVAFFAAWSVLSNIFCTLLIFTTRPFRLHDHIELLENGEKPGLKGQVIDINLIYTTLREEHDGDRDSVLQIPNSLFFQRSTRRWRGHPVPPGLG, encoded by the coding sequence ATGCCCTCGCTCCATACCCTGCTGCCGCCGTGGACGCACCGCTGGCTCGACGTGATCGTGCCCGGTGCGCAGATTGTGCTGATCGTGCTCGGCGCGTGGCTGCTGCGGACCTTGCTGCGGCGGCTGATCCGGCGCCTGGGCGAGCACCATGCGCTGCCGCCGGAACTGGTGCTGATGGCACGTCGCGGCAGCGGCTTCGTGATCTACGCGGCGGCGCTGCTGTTGATCCTGGACCGCTTCGGCGTGTCCGGCACCGTGCTGTGGACCGCCTTCACCGGATTCGCCGCGGTCGCGGCGGTGGCGTTCTTCGCCGCCTGGAGCGTGCTGTCCAACATCTTCTGCACGCTGCTGATCTTCACTACGCGCCCGTTCCGCCTGCACGACCACATCGAATTGCTGGAGAACGGCGAGAAGCCGGGCCTGAAGGGCCAGGTGATCGACATCAACCTGATCTACACCACGCTGCGCGAGGAGCACGACGGTGACCGCGACAGCGTGCTGCAGATCCCCAACAGCCTGTTCTTCCAGCGCAGCACGCGCCGCTGGCGCGGCCATCCGGTGCCACCCGGCCTGGGCTGA